The proteins below are encoded in one region of Silene latifolia isolate original U9 population chromosome 2, ASM4854445v1, whole genome shotgun sequence:
- the LOC141637547 gene encoding F-box/kelch-repeat protein At3g23880-like: protein MSDVNPCISEDIWFKIFTELPVKTLGKCRCVCKSWHSLIISSSFMAAHLKHYTQNNANSLILYKKKSENPCYEQCVLFRDSAQLMDGNSTVHSSTFPVAVCEWPYFQLLGSVNGLLCISDDAYIRTSSRILIWNPILEKCIKLPMAMASLRDRISVLGFGYDCRKSDHRVVRIYYSKKETPVVEVFSVQERTRRIICADYLVQNSITHLTFANCFVNGVIHWFTWDAENRPLRAKTLLRFNVTEEKFDMMELPETIINMGESKNDSDFGVFEYQGMLSVSLYNAVHRQGTDISDRCQIWVQREYNNASSWFKILDVRPLPGISHTGPVQYLGKNGELLGFTKKHSDELVYYDPRTGHIKELGHRSSFSTRFSAYSESLVFLDQQISDYIDDSAEREWYIQAISVILSIP, encoded by the coding sequence atgtcagATGTAAATCCATGCATCTCTGAAGACATATGGTTCAAAATCTTCACGGAACTTCCTGTAAAAACCTTAGGCAAATGTCGCTGTGTTTGCAAATCATGGCATTCTCTCATTATTTCCTCGTCTTTTATGGCTGCACACCTTAAGCATTACACCCAAAACAACGCCAATTCCTTAATTCTCTACAAAAAGAAATCGGAAAACCCGTGTTACGAGCAGTGTGTTCTGTTCCGTGATTCAGCTCAGTTAATGGATGGAAATAGTACCGTCCACTCTTCGACTTTCCCTGTTGCGGTTTGCGAGTGGCCTTACTTCCAACTTTTAGGCTCCGTCAATGGTTTGTTGTGCATCTCTGACGATGCATATATTCGTACCTCTAGTCGCATCCTTATATGGAATCCCATACTTGAAAAATGCATTAAACTTCCCATGGCCATGGCCTCACTTAGGGACAGAATATCTGTGCTGGGGTTCGGCTATGATTGTCGAAAGAGTGATCATCGGGTGGTCAGAATTTATTATTCAAAAAAAGAAACTCCAGTGGTTGAGGTCTTCTCAGTTCAGGAGCGAACACGGAGAATTATTTGCGCTGATTATTTAGTTCAGAATTCCATAACTCATCTTACTTTCGCAAATTGTTTTGTCAATGGGGTAATTCACTGGTTTACTTGGGACGCTGAAAACAGGCCTTTACGTGCCAAGACATTGCTCCGGTTTAATGTCACAGAAGAGAAGTTCGACATGATGGAGTTGCCTGAAACCATTATAAACATGGGGGAAAGTAAAAATGACAGCGATTTCGGTGTCTTTGAGTATCAAGGTATGTTATCAGTGTCGCTTTACAATGCAGTCCACCGCCAGGGAACGGATATTTCAGATCGATGTCAAATCTGGGTGCAACGAGAATACAACAATGCGAGTTCATGGTTCAAAATCTTGGATGTTAGACCATTACCTGGTATTTCTCATACAGGCCCAGTGCAGTATTTGGGTAAGAATGGCGAGTTACTCGGGTTTACCAAGAAACATAGTGATGAGCTTGTCTACTATGATCCAAGGACTGGTCATATTAAGGAACTTGGTCATCGTTCAAGTTTTTCGACTAGGTTTAGTGCTTATTCTGAAAGTCTTGTCTTTCTTGATCAACAGATTTCTGATTATATTGACGACTCTGCTGAACGCGAATGGTACATTCAAGCAATCTCGGTTATTCTTTCTATACCTTAA